The Lycium barbarum isolate Lr01 chromosome 10, ASM1917538v2, whole genome shotgun sequence genome includes a region encoding these proteins:
- the LOC132614236 gene encoding probable DNA primase large subunit isoform X1 — protein sequence MEAVRSQRKSSSVSNNGVVSKLPLYRSAPPLEVRLEDFELYAIDRLRVLKGISDGLSRGKKPDEMEKLVLDLWKTNMKNQHSSEVVNKDIISHFVLRLVYCRTEELRKWFLSMETTLFRYRFRDETTEVQRALMAEFDLPYKAVSNAEYESVKDKLNQVIRAIGQSTTSTDAIFYKVPFEEVPELVAGRKVFIQKGNAYIAMNQVVSLVITQFRSHLSKALVLTNRKWTSMIREQEKDRLAPIIEALSTSYLGPDYSQPREHAEISLKDIDQIAKSSFPLCMRHLFQKLREDHHLKHGGRMQLGLFLKGVGLKLDDALAFWRAEFSRKGGAERFDKEYAYGIRHNYGKEGKRTDYTPYCCQKIISSAPGVGDHHGCPYRHFSEENLRAALTRMGVGSRPLEDVMDKVRNRHYQLACTLTFEAVHGSSCDAGVNHPNQYCNDSQRILESKKSSSNP from the exons ATGGAAGCTGTACGATCTCAGAGGAAATCTTCTTCAGTGTCCAACAACGGCGTTGTTTCAAAACTCCCTCTCTATCGTTCTGCTCCTCCTCTCGAAGTCCGTCTTGAAGATTTCGAGCTTTACGCTATCGATCGCCTCCGAG TTCTAAAAGGAATTTCGGATGGTTTGTCTAGAGGAAAGAAGCCGGATGAAATGGAGAAACTG GTGTTGGATCTGTGGAAAACAAATATGAAGAATCAGCATTCATCCGAGGTTGTTAATAAGGACATAATTTCACATTTCGTCTTGCGACTTGTTTATTGCAGGAC GGAGGAGTTAAGAAAATGGTTTCTTTCAATGGAAACTACCTTATTCCGCTACCGTTTCCGGGATGAAACTACTGAAGTTCAG AGGGCGCTAATGGCAGAGTTTGATCTTCCATACAAAGCTGTGAGCAATGCTGAATATGAG AGTGTGAAGGACAAATTGAACCAAGTTATACGCGCCATAGGCCAATCTACTACAAGTA CTGATGCTATCTTCTACAAG GTTCCATTTGAGGAGGTGCCAGAGCTTGTGGCAGGTCGAAAAGTATTTATTCAGAAAGGGAATGCATATATTGCCATGAATCAG GTGGTTTCACTAGTTATCACGCAGTTCCGAAGTCATCTTTCGAAAGCGCTAGTGCTGACAAACAG AAAATGGACCTCGATGATCAGGGAACAGGAGAAGGACCGTTTGGCTCCT ATTATCGAAGCCTTATCCACAAGTTATCTGGGTCCTGATTATAGCCAG CCGAGAGAACATGCAGAAATATCACTAAAAGACATTGATCAGATTGCTAAGAGTTCATTCCCTCTATGTATGCGTCATCTTTTTCAAAAG CTACGAGAGGATCATCATCTGAAGCATGGAGGGAGGATGCAACTCGGTCTATTTCTCAAG GGTGTAGGATTGAAGTTGGATGATGCCCTTGCATTCTGGAGAGCTGAGTTCTCCCGGAAA GGTGGTGCTGAAAGATTTGATAAAGAATATGCATATGGCATAAGACACAACTACGGGAAAGAAGGAAAGAGAACG GATTACACACCTTATTGTTGTCAAAAGATTATATCATCAGCTCCTGGAGTAGGAGATCACCATGGCTGTCCATATCGTCATTTCAG TGAGGAGAATCTGAGAGCTGCCCTGACCAGGATGGGAGTAGGCAGTCGTCCACTGGAGGATGTGATGGACAAAGTCCGAAATAGACATTATCAG TTGGCATGCACTTTAACCTTTGAAGCTGTTCATGGCTCATCTTGTGATGCCGGCGTTAACCATCCAAATCAGTACTGCAATGACAGTCAGAGGATCTTGGAATCAAAG AAGAGTTCCAGCAACCCATAA
- the LOC132614236 gene encoding probable DNA primase large subunit isoform X3, whose amino-acid sequence MEAVRSQRKSSSVSNNGVVSKLPLYRSAPPLEVRLEDFELYAIDRLRVLKGISDGLSRGKKPDEMEKLVLDLWKTNMKNQHSSEVVNKDIISHFVLRLVYCRTEELRKWFLSMETTLFRYRFRDETTEVQRALMAEFDLPYKAVSNAEYESVKDKLNQVIRAIGQSTTSTDAIFYKVPFEEVPELVAGRKVFIQKGNAYIAMNQVVSLVITQFRSHLSKALVLTNRKWTSMIREQEKDRLAPIIEALSTSYLGPDYSQPREHAEISLKDIDQIAKSSFPLCMRHLFQKLREDHHLKHGGRMQLGLFLKGVGLKLDDALAFWRAEFSRKGGAERFDKEYAYGIRHNYGKEGKRTDYTPYCCQKIISSAPGVGDHHGCPYRHFSEENLRAALTRMGVGSRPLEDVMDKVRNRHYQLACTLTFEAVHGSSCDAGVNHPNQYCNDSQRILESKSSSNP is encoded by the exons ATGGAAGCTGTACGATCTCAGAGGAAATCTTCTTCAGTGTCCAACAACGGCGTTGTTTCAAAACTCCCTCTCTATCGTTCTGCTCCTCCTCTCGAAGTCCGTCTTGAAGATTTCGAGCTTTACGCTATCGATCGCCTCCGAG TTCTAAAAGGAATTTCGGATGGTTTGTCTAGAGGAAAGAAGCCGGATGAAATGGAGAAACTG GTGTTGGATCTGTGGAAAACAAATATGAAGAATCAGCATTCATCCGAGGTTGTTAATAAGGACATAATTTCACATTTCGTCTTGCGACTTGTTTATTGCAGGAC GGAGGAGTTAAGAAAATGGTTTCTTTCAATGGAAACTACCTTATTCCGCTACCGTTTCCGGGATGAAACTACTGAAGTTCAG AGGGCGCTAATGGCAGAGTTTGATCTTCCATACAAAGCTGTGAGCAATGCTGAATATGAG AGTGTGAAGGACAAATTGAACCAAGTTATACGCGCCATAGGCCAATCTACTACAAGTA CTGATGCTATCTTCTACAAG GTTCCATTTGAGGAGGTGCCAGAGCTTGTGGCAGGTCGAAAAGTATTTATTCAGAAAGGGAATGCATATATTGCCATGAATCAG GTGGTTTCACTAGTTATCACGCAGTTCCGAAGTCATCTTTCGAAAGCGCTAGTGCTGACAAACAG AAAATGGACCTCGATGATCAGGGAACAGGAGAAGGACCGTTTGGCTCCT ATTATCGAAGCCTTATCCACAAGTTATCTGGGTCCTGATTATAGCCAG CCGAGAGAACATGCAGAAATATCACTAAAAGACATTGATCAGATTGCTAAGAGTTCATTCCCTCTATGTATGCGTCATCTTTTTCAAAAG CTACGAGAGGATCATCATCTGAAGCATGGAGGGAGGATGCAACTCGGTCTATTTCTCAAG GGTGTAGGATTGAAGTTGGATGATGCCCTTGCATTCTGGAGAGCTGAGTTCTCCCGGAAA GGTGGTGCTGAAAGATTTGATAAAGAATATGCATATGGCATAAGACACAACTACGGGAAAGAAGGAAAGAGAACG GATTACACACCTTATTGTTGTCAAAAGATTATATCATCAGCTCCTGGAGTAGGAGATCACCATGGCTGTCCATATCGTCATTTCAG TGAGGAGAATCTGAGAGCTGCCCTGACCAGGATGGGAGTAGGCAGTCGTCCACTGGAGGATGTGATGGACAAAGTCCGAAATAGACATTATCAG TTGGCATGCACTTTAACCTTTGAAGCTGTTCATGGCTCATCTTGTGATGCCGGCGTTAACCATCCAAATCAGTACTGCAATGACAGTCAGAGGATCTTGGAATCAAAG AGTTCCAGCAACCCATAA
- the LOC132614236 gene encoding probable DNA primase large subunit isoform X2, translated as MEAVRSQRKSSSVSNNGVVSKLPLYRSAPPLEVRLEDFELYAIDRLRVLKGISDGLSRGKKPDEMEKLVLDLWKTNMKNQHSSEVVNKDIISHFVLRLVYCRTEELRKWFLSMETTLFRYRFRDETTEVQRALMAEFDLPYKAVSNAEYESVKDKLNQVIRAIGQSTTTDAIFYKVPFEEVPELVAGRKVFIQKGNAYIAMNQVVSLVITQFRSHLSKALVLTNRKWTSMIREQEKDRLAPIIEALSTSYLGPDYSQPREHAEISLKDIDQIAKSSFPLCMRHLFQKLREDHHLKHGGRMQLGLFLKGVGLKLDDALAFWRAEFSRKGGAERFDKEYAYGIRHNYGKEGKRTDYTPYCCQKIISSAPGVGDHHGCPYRHFSEENLRAALTRMGVGSRPLEDVMDKVRNRHYQLACTLTFEAVHGSSCDAGVNHPNQYCNDSQRILESKKSSSNP; from the exons ATGGAAGCTGTACGATCTCAGAGGAAATCTTCTTCAGTGTCCAACAACGGCGTTGTTTCAAAACTCCCTCTCTATCGTTCTGCTCCTCCTCTCGAAGTCCGTCTTGAAGATTTCGAGCTTTACGCTATCGATCGCCTCCGAG TTCTAAAAGGAATTTCGGATGGTTTGTCTAGAGGAAAGAAGCCGGATGAAATGGAGAAACTG GTGTTGGATCTGTGGAAAACAAATATGAAGAATCAGCATTCATCCGAGGTTGTTAATAAGGACATAATTTCACATTTCGTCTTGCGACTTGTTTATTGCAGGAC GGAGGAGTTAAGAAAATGGTTTCTTTCAATGGAAACTACCTTATTCCGCTACCGTTTCCGGGATGAAACTACTGAAGTTCAG AGGGCGCTAATGGCAGAGTTTGATCTTCCATACAAAGCTGTGAGCAATGCTGAATATGAG AGTGTGAAGGACAAATTGAACCAAGTTATACGCGCCATAGGCCAATCTACTACAA CTGATGCTATCTTCTACAAG GTTCCATTTGAGGAGGTGCCAGAGCTTGTGGCAGGTCGAAAAGTATTTATTCAGAAAGGGAATGCATATATTGCCATGAATCAG GTGGTTTCACTAGTTATCACGCAGTTCCGAAGTCATCTTTCGAAAGCGCTAGTGCTGACAAACAG AAAATGGACCTCGATGATCAGGGAACAGGAGAAGGACCGTTTGGCTCCT ATTATCGAAGCCTTATCCACAAGTTATCTGGGTCCTGATTATAGCCAG CCGAGAGAACATGCAGAAATATCACTAAAAGACATTGATCAGATTGCTAAGAGTTCATTCCCTCTATGTATGCGTCATCTTTTTCAAAAG CTACGAGAGGATCATCATCTGAAGCATGGAGGGAGGATGCAACTCGGTCTATTTCTCAAG GGTGTAGGATTGAAGTTGGATGATGCCCTTGCATTCTGGAGAGCTGAGTTCTCCCGGAAA GGTGGTGCTGAAAGATTTGATAAAGAATATGCATATGGCATAAGACACAACTACGGGAAAGAAGGAAAGAGAACG GATTACACACCTTATTGTTGTCAAAAGATTATATCATCAGCTCCTGGAGTAGGAGATCACCATGGCTGTCCATATCGTCATTTCAG TGAGGAGAATCTGAGAGCTGCCCTGACCAGGATGGGAGTAGGCAGTCGTCCACTGGAGGATGTGATGGACAAAGTCCGAAATAGACATTATCAG TTGGCATGCACTTTAACCTTTGAAGCTGTTCATGGCTCATCTTGTGATGCCGGCGTTAACCATCCAAATCAGTACTGCAATGACAGTCAGAGGATCTTGGAATCAAAG AAGAGTTCCAGCAACCCATAA